The sequence caggctggagtacagtggccggatctcagctcaccacaagccccacctcccgggtttatgccattctcctgcctcagcctctcgagtagctgggactacaggcgcctgccacctcgcctggctagttttttgtatttttttagtagagacggggtttcaccgtgttagccaggatggtctcgatctcctgacctcgtgatccgcccgtctcggcctcccaaagtgctgggattacaggcttgagccaccgcgcccggcctattttggaattttaagatTTGGctgtcctgctggatttcagacttccatggggcctttagcccctttgttttggccaacttctcccattttgaatgggtgtatttatccaatggCTGTACCCcaattgtatctaggaagtaactaacttgcttttgattttacaggctcataggaaGAAGGGAATTGCCTTGTCTGAGACGAGATTTTGGCCTGTGGACTTTTGAGCTAATGCTGATATAAgtagactttggggaactgttgggaaggcatgactggttcTGAAATGTgagtacatgagatttgggaggggccaagagcagaatgatatggtttggctgtgtccctacccaaatctcattttgaattgtagctttcataattcccatgtattgtggaaGGGGCCCCAGtcagaggtaattgaatcatggggacagtttcccccatactcttcttgtggtagtgaataagtctcacgagatctgatggtttcataagggtttcctcttttgcttgactctcattcgctcttgcctactgccatgtaagacatacctttcaccttctgccatgattgtgaggcctctccagccacgtggaactgtgagtccactaaacctctttttctttataaattacccagtctcagatatgtctttatcagcaacgtgaaaacagactaatacaccaggcatcatggctcctgcctgtagtcccagctacttgggaggttgaggttggaggattgcttgagcatgggaggcagaggttgcagtgacccgagtatgcaccactgcactccatcctgggtgacagagtgagaccctgtttcaaaaaataaaaaataaaaaataaaaaaaattgcttgaAATCTTAATAATGTCTCTAAGGATTTCATTAAATCACAATAGTACCTTAAGTGTTCTTAAATTCTTTCAAAgcaggaaaattttaaataaaaacattcaaaaattgtCGAGCTATCTTACACTACAAGGATCTACAAGTAGAATCAATTCTGTGGACAGTTGTAGCTGACAGACAGATAATTATAGATGGAGGTGGATTTAGAGGAAGGCAAAATGAATTAACGTACTTGACATCTGGGAACCAGGGGTCCTAAAAACAAGACCCTCACAGGGGAGCAACAAAGAGAGAGCCGTTTATTCTCTGCCAATAACATGGTCAGTCTACATTGAGACTGCCCTGCCTTTCGTTGTTTTGTGTCAAAGACACTTAGATTGGtccagagaaaaaaggaacaaagcatCAATGTTGTGATGTGTGGGGCAAAGCGAGAACTAGATGATCTAAGGACAAGCAGGGCTGGGGAATTACCTTCTGCTCATCCAAGTTACAAGGAAAACAGAGGTTTTGGGCGAGCGTCCAAGGACAATCACAGACTCAAGACAAATGACAAGCGGACAGCATCATTACGGGCTGAGAATTCTTGGTGTAGAGGTTGAAAAACGGATCTTAAACCTTTACGGGACACTGACACACAGAGAGGTCAAACCCGCGCCCAGGATGCACATCAGTGACAGGCTGAGCTGGGAAGGTAACCCGGAGCTCCAGGCATCGGCTCCTCCACCTACACCTGCCCTACCCGGTGCGTTTTCTCCTTCGTGCTCCCTGCTGGTGTTGCCTTCTGGAACCTCGGCAGTTTCTGCTTTCACGCCTGCAGGGTTTAGTCTCCGGGGCTGCTTAGGTGGGCTCCAGGAACCAGGAATCCCTAATGCTAGACAACCCGATGGGCGACTCCACCAGTGCTACGGAGCCCTTGGAAACCCGCGGCAGCGGCGCTACTCCACTTCCAGGCGCCCTGCGCCGCGGCGCTTGGCCGTTGCCATGGAGACTGGTAATGGCCCCGCCTCCACGCCGAAAAACAGGCGGGAACCACACAACCCAGAAGGCTGTGCGCAAGTGTCCGCGCGCGTATTGGGCCAATATGAGCTGTGGGGGCTGGACTTCCGGCGTTGAGACTGTCACTTGGCTGCTCGCGTCAGGCCACACCGGTGGTCTGGGCTGTGGCGCGCGGGTCGGGGCCCGAGACTGGCGGCGAGGAAGGTACTGACCGCGAACAGCTGGCCGCGCCCCCAAGCCTCGGTATCTTCGAGTATGACGTGGGCGGCCTGGGGGCGGTCGGGCCCCGGCGGGAACCACGCATTCTCCCGCCTTGCGGAAGCCCCGGAGGCAGCGCACTGGGCATTCTGCGCCCATGACtgcgggggaggctgaggcgcggcGCAGCCGCGGGACGCTGCGGGCGGGGATGGCGGTGCCGGGTGGTCCACGCCTCTCTCCCCGCCCAGCTGCGGGATTCGGTGGCAGCGCTGACAGACCCGCGTCGGGGAGGCGGGGAAGTCCCTGCTCCCACAGACCGCGCCCCCACGGAGGGAGGCCGCTTCCTAGACCTCGCCTTGTCGtccttcctctccctgccctgggGGGTTGCGGGGGTCAGTGCAAACCCCTGTGTCCAGGGCACCGGTGGGCTCCCGACTTCCGGCAGTCAGGGGGCTGAGGTCCTGAAGGAAGCTCCGAGGGGAGAGTCCTGCGTGTGCAAAACCTGGGAGGGGAGCCGGAGCCCAGGTGCTTCTGGGACTGAGCGCTCTCGATGTGGAGCTGGGGGAGAGGGGACGTGTGTGGCTGCAGTAGCAGGCGAGGAGGTGGGTTTTTTCTCGAGGGCGTCGGGAGACAGAAGTTTTGAACAGAATCAGGACATCCTCTGAGTTGGGATTTTAAAACGGTTCCACCGTTTGTTGCGTGGAGAACAGACATGCAGGGGTGTCGGCATGAAGGGAAGAACCGACTGCCACAGTCTGGGCAGCAGTGGAGGTGAGCGGCCAGGTGAATTCTGGTGGATCTGCGGATGCATCAGGTGTGGGCTGTTTGAAGAACGAACTGCTGCTCCATGTTGTTCAGCCTGAGCGCCTGGAAGAAGGGAGCTGCTGTAGACAGAAAGGAAACTTGAAGGGAAAGCAGGTTTCCTTCGGGGAAAGATCAGGAGTCTGGGATGTTCTAGGTTGGTCATGTCACTGGACCTGACGTTGTTGGTGTCCTGGGCTGAGGACAGGGCCTATGAACTGGACTGAGGAAGGTGATGAACCGATGAGCTGTCAGGCGTGGGCAGTTACAGCTTGAGGGTAAGAAAAACTGGCTGGGGTGCCTGAGGCTATCAGGGGAGGAGTTTGGCAGGTGACTGAGTAGGAGAGGGTGGTGGCAATGTGGGAAAGTGAGGGGGCgccgagatcgagaccatcctggctcacacggtgaaaccccgtctctattaaaaatacaaataaatggccgggcgcggtggctcaagcctgtaatcccagcactttgggaggccgaggcgggcggatcacaaggtcaggagatcgagaccacagtgaaaccccgtctctactaaaaatacaaaaaaaattagccgggcgcggtggcgggcgcctgtagtcccagctactcaggaggctgaggcaggagaatggcgggaacccgggaggcggagcttgcagtgagccgagatggcgccactgcactccagcctgggcaacagcgtgagactccgtctcaaaaaaaaaaaaaaaaacaaaaaacaaaacaaaacaaaaaaaaattagccgggtgtggtggcaggcgcctgtggtcccagctactcgggaggctgaggcaggagaatggagtgaacccaggaggcggagcttgcagtgacctgagatcgcgccactgcactccagcctgggtgacagagcaagactccgtctcaaaaaaataagaagaagaaattgaggGGGCGCCatgtggagggaggaagggattgAGTTTCTCTGTGTTCACGGGTTCTTGGGGCTGCTCCCCTATGATGACTGGTGGGGATCATCCAGTCCCTCAGGCTGGATGAGCAGCCTGGAAATGTCAGGCAAGCACAGCAGGGGAAGGTCTCAGTCATGGGCATGCCTGGGGTGTCCACAGCTGGGACTTACAGCGTTACTTATTACAAAAGCAAGAAGGGCCATGGGGAGGGTCATGAATGGTCATGCTGAGTCATGAGTGGATACTTGCCGCTGCCCTTGGTGTGGCAGCTAAGGGCCCAGCCAGGGCTTGCTCTAGCCCGCTTGTGTAGTGGGGAGGTCAAGAAGCCATCTGGGGCCTGGACCAGAAGGGCAGAGGGGAAGGGTCCCAGACAGGTGAGGGAAGTGCCACCTGAATATAACCCCGGGGTGGAACCCAGGGAAGGCGGGACACTAGGGGAGGTGACTGTTGGGATGGGGAGCTTGGTCCTGGCTTACAGCCATACCTTAGACCATgcctacctccacctccctgctATTTTAGGACCTGATGGCCTTCGAGGATGTGGCTGTGTACTTCTCCCAGGAGGAGTGGGGGCTCCTGGACACAGCGCAAAGGGCCCTGTACCGCCACGTGATGCTGGAAAACTTCACACTTGTGACCTCACTTGGTAAGACCCTGGGTGCTCCATGAAAAGTGCACTTGGTGACCATCTGACCTGCCAGGACTGCCTCTTCACTTCCCTCCTGATTGATGAGCAGGATCAAATCTTCTGGCCGGGGCCATGTGGAGCAGGGGTCCGGTCCTGTAGACATGCAGTTTGGTTGGGTCAACCACTCCCTGCGGCCCTGTCCAGCTGTGGCCTCTCCCATGCCTGGGCTCAGTCCCCTTCCTTTGGTGCTCTGGGCACAGTTGCTGCTCTGAGGACACATGAGCTATTCCTATGAGCCCCTTGCCCTGTGCCATCTTTAGATTCTCCCAGTTGCACAGATAACTGTCTATTTCCATGAAGCCCTGACTCCTGCTCTCTATTGAGAGGTGGAGTCTTCACCTGGGGCTCCTCTTCACAGGACTCTCCACCTCCCGACCTCATGTGGTCATCCAGCTTGAGCGTGGTGAGGAGCCCTGGGTTCCCAGTGGAAAGGACATGACCCTGGCCAGGAACACCTACAGGAGGCTCAATGCTGGTGAGCGGGAGCTCAGGGTGGGGTGAACTCAGGACCAACCTGTGGCCAAGCCCATGTCCCTGCATTTCTAACTCTGGAAACATATCCTCCTCTCTTGCCTCCCATCTGACTCCCTTCTCTTCCATCATCCGCCTCTCCTGGAGGCTGCTGCCTTAGTAGGTGCCCTTGAAGGGAGAGCTCCAAGGGCACAGAAGCTGGGTTCACACAGAAGGGCCTACCCTCAGCTGGGTTGTGTGGCCTTGAACCCTCCACAACTAGCGGCCATTATTGATAGGTCATTTATTTATCCCatcattcatctttgtattcatCAAATGTTTCTTGAGGGCTTGCAGGCACTGTAGACACAGCCTTGACCAGGACACTCATGGTCCTGCCTTCGTGGGGGTGATGGTGCCAGAGGAGAGGCAGTGAGTAAGTAGGGTTCAGGAGTACAGTCTAGAGCATTGGATGGAGGTCATTGCAAGAGCAGGTTTGGGAGTGGGTTCCTGAGACAGGGCACCAAGGGAGAGGGCAGTGCGCTATGGAAAGGGAGGGGGTGGAACAGCCAGTGTGGAGACCTGGGTGGCATGCATCAGCTGCTCAGGTTTTCTCAGCTTCACATCCTGGGTGTCTGGGGGCTGCCACCTTGATCATGGGAGTCCCCACTGCAGTCAGTGCCATACGTGTCAGGGCAGATACTTCCTCAAAACTCCAGCGCCTCCTGCAGGGCCGGCCTTGCCTCTACTTTTCCCCTAAGCTTTTGTGTCAGCCCCCCCCGCCCCGGTTCCTTCTTGCCTGTCCACTCAACCTGCCCTGGTCCTCTCCTAACCAGGAAGCCCCCAGCAACCACCGTTTCTCTGCCTTTAGGTTCCTGGAGTGTGGCAGAGGATGGAGATGTTTCTGGAGAATGTCCACCAGCTTTCCCAGATACCCCACCTGGGATGACTACTAGCGTCTTCCCAGTTGCCGGTGCCTGCCACAGTGTAAAAAGCCTGCAGCGACAACGGAGTGCCTCCCCATCTCGGGAGAGAAAACCCACAGGGGTATCGGTGATCTACTGGGAGAGACTCCTGCTAGGCTCGGGCAGTGACCAGGCCAGCATTAGCCTGCGACTGACCTCACCACTCAGGGCCCCCAAGAGCAGCCGGCCCAGGGAAAAGACCCTCACAGAGCACCCGGTGCCTGGGAGGCAGCCCAGGACGCCTGAGAGGCAGAAGCCATGTGCACAGGAGGTCCCTGGGAGAGCCTTCGGGAATGCCCCGGACCTGAAGGCCGCCAGTGGTGGTGGGGATCGCAGAATGGGTGCGGCTTGGCAGGAGCCTGAAAGACTCCTCGGTGGCCAGGAGTCCTCGACCTGGGATGAGCTGGGCGAGGCTCTCCCTGCTGGGGAGAAGTCCTTCGAATGCAGGGCGTGCAGTAAAGTGTTCGTGAAGAGCTCCGACCTCCTCAAGCACCTGCGCACCCACACCGGGGAGCGGCCCTACGAGTGCGCCCAGTGCGGCAAGGCCTTCAGCCAGACGTCGCACCTGACGCAGCACCAGCGCATCCACAGCGGCGAGACGCCCTACGCCTGCCCCGTGTGCGGCAAGGCCTTCCGGCACAGCTCCTCACTGGTGCGGCACCAGCGCATCCACACGGCCGAGAAGTCCTTCAGCTGCTCCGAGTGCGGCAAGGCCTTCAGCCACGGCTCCAACCTCAGCCAGCACCGCAAGATCCACGCGGGCGGGCGTCCCTATGCCTGCGCACAGTGTGGCCGCCGCTTCTGCCGCAACTCGCACCTGATCCAGCACGAGCGTACGCACACGGGCGAGAAGCCCTTCGTGTGCGCGCTCTGTGGTGCTGCCTTCAGCCAGGGCTCCTCGCTCTTTTTGCACCAGCGTGTGCACACAGGCGAGAAGCCCTTCGCCTGCGCCCAGTGCGGCCGCTCCTTTAGCCGCAGCTCCAACCTCACCCAGCACCAGCTCCTGCACACGGGCGAGCGGCCCTTCCGCTGTGGGGACTGTGGCAAGGGTTTCGCCAAGGGCGCTGTGCTGCTGAGCCACCGGCGCATTCACACGGGCGAGAAGCCCTTCGTGTGCACGCAGTGTGGCCGCGCCTTCCGTGAGCGCCCGGCCCTCCTGCACCACCAGAGGATCCACACCACAGAGAAGACCCATGCGGCAGCACCAGACTGCACCCCCGGGCCAGGTTTCCTTCAGGGGCGACATCGGAAGGTGCGCCGGGGAAGGATGCCAAGCCCAGTCCTGAAGCCAGCGAAGGTCTGAGGTCCTAGCTCGCAGCCCCACCCTTTCCTGGCCTTCTGTGAATCCCTTCCACAGCTAAAGGGTCCGTGTGCTCTTCAGATCCACGATGGGAAAAAAACCCTGTGCCTGAGAGTCAGGGACGAGGGAGACCCTTTGGCTGTGGTTCCATTTGCAGGTGGGGACAGGATTTGCCAGTTTAGCCATAGCTCACACCTCCATCCCCAAAGAGGTAACACTGCAGAAACATCAGAGGGAGGACATGTCAGCTGGAACTCTggtggggctgaggctgcagctggGGCCATAGGAGGCCGACAAAGGCAGCACTGCATGGTGGTGCTACTTCATGTGTTATGAGAGTGGATGCTGAGGTGAGGGGGATGCGGACATGGGGTAGAGGTGGCCCAGAGAAACTTACCACATCTGCATACAAACTGGCCGCTGGATGGACTCTGAGGACATTTGCCCCCTGAGGCCTCTGTTCAAGGCTTCCTGGGGGCCATCTCAGCAGACAGGAGACCACCAGGGACTGGGGATCAGGGTGTGGCCTGTGAGTGTCAGCCTCCTCCTCTGGGAAACAGAAACGCTTTGGGTCAACTCAGCCTCGTGTTTGCAGATGCTGGGCGAGATCCTAATGAGAGTCAATGTGTGCTCAGCTCCTGGGCTGTGCTCTGGTCAGCCAGGTGTGAGGGCCTGGCCTGTGGTCACACACACAGCCGACTCAGGAGAGGGATGCCCGTGGTTCTCAGCACTGGAAGGACAAATCTAGGATGCTGGCTTTCCAGTGGCACTCGTTCAGGTTTTCGTCCAAGTCTCAGCTTGGCCAATGCCTGTCACTGACTCGTTTACCAAAGTCGATGTGAGGAGCAGACTTTACAACGGTGGGGACAGTGATAGCTTCAGAGCAGATAAGGTGGAGCTGCTAATTTCTGCTGGGTTTGGTGGccattccccacccccaccccacccccaccccctccatCTCACCTTTCCCTTGTTATGCCTCCTCAATTAGAGGCTGGACAGAGAGCTGAATAGGAAGGACTTGCCATTACCTAAGGCAATGTGTGACTGCTCCACCCCAGTGTGATGGGCCTGTATGGCAGAGACAAAAGGGTAGACTGGGCGTCATTTACTTCCTGTGGCCTTAAGCCTACTAGGCCCCATCCCTACCTGGAACCTCACCTCCAAGGAAATTAATGGTCTTTTcaatggggaagaaaaaaaacaacaactagcATTTGCAATTTAAAATAGATGTAGTTTCCTTTACAGCCTCCTGTCTGTATTCCAGGGCATGGttcagttgtttgtttgtttttgagacagagtctcaaggcaactcttgttgcccagggtggagtgcaatggcgcaatttcggctcaccgcaacctccatctcccaggttcaagcgattctcctgcctcagcctcctgagtagctgggattacaggcacccgccaccatgctcagctaattttgtatttttagtagagacagggtttcaccatgttgggccaggctggtctcaaactcctgacctcaagtgatcggcccaccttggcctcccaaagtgctgggattagggcatgaaccactgtgtttgttttttgatacagcATTTCagtcagtcgcccaggctggaatgcaatggagcGACTcccttttgcctcctgggttcaagccattctcctgcctcagcccctccagtaagctgggattacaggcttgcgccacgacacctggctaatttttatatttttagtagagacggggtttcaccatgttggccag comes from Macaca fascicularis isolate 582-1 chromosome 19, T2T-MFA8v1.1 and encodes:
- the ZNF324B gene encoding zinc finger protein 324B isoform X1, whose amino-acid sequence is MAFEDVAVYFSQEEWGLLDTAQRALYRHVMLENFTLVTSLGLSTSRPHVVIQLERGEEPWVPSGKDMTLARNTYRRLNAGSWSVAEDGDVSGECPPAFPDTPPGMTTSVFPVAGACHSVKSLQRQRSASPSRERKPTGVSVIYWERLLLGSGSDQASISLRLTSPLRAPKSSRPREKTLTEHPVPGRQPRTPERQKPCAQEVPGRAFGNAPDLKAASGGGDRRMGAAWQEPERLLGGQESSTWDELGEALPAGEKSFECRACSKVFVKSSDLLKHLRTHTGERPYECAQCGKAFSQTSHLTQHQRIHSGETPYACPVCGKAFRHSSSLVRHQRIHTAEKSFSCSECGKAFSHGSNLSQHRKIHAGGRPYACAQCGRRFCRNSHLIQHERTHTGEKPFVCALCGAAFSQGSSLFLHQRVHTGEKPFACAQCGRSFSRSSNLTQHQLLHTGERPFRCGDCGKGFAKGAVLLSHRRIHTGEKPFVCTQCGRAFRERPALLHHQRIHTTEKTHAAAPDCTPGPGFLQGRHRKVRRGRMPSPVLKPAKV
- the ZNF324B gene encoding zinc finger protein 324B isoform X2, whose product is MAFEDVAVYFSQEEWGLLDTAQRALYRHVMLENFTLVTSLGSWSVAEDGDVSGECPPAFPDTPPGMTTSVFPVAGACHSVKSLQRQRSASPSRERKPTGVSVIYWERLLLGSGSDQASISLRLTSPLRAPKSSRPREKTLTEHPVPGRQPRTPERQKPCAQEVPGRAFGNAPDLKAASGGGDRRMGAAWQEPERLLGGQESSTWDELGEALPAGEKSFECRACSKVFVKSSDLLKHLRTHTGERPYECAQCGKAFSQTSHLTQHQRIHSGETPYACPVCGKAFRHSSSLVRHQRIHTAEKSFSCSECGKAFSHGSNLSQHRKIHAGGRPYACAQCGRRFCRNSHLIQHERTHTGEKPFVCALCGAAFSQGSSLFLHQRVHTGEKPFACAQCGRSFSRSSNLTQHQLLHTGERPFRCGDCGKGFAKGAVLLSHRRIHTGEKPFVCTQCGRAFRERPALLHHQRIHTTEKTHAAAPDCTPGPGFLQGRHRKVRRGRMPSPVLKPAKV